The sequence gtttcatgtttattttgtgtgCATCATTTATGATCTCATCAAGCTCTACAAACTGCTCCATTCTTTCTTCCATTGGCTCAGGTATATCCCATTCATTCTCCTGAATATACTTGTACACTGGAAAGAAGTTATTCATAGGCAGTTTGACCTGTGTGCCATATACTAACTCAAATGGAGATTTTCCAATAGCCTTCTTGACGGTGATTCTATTAGCCCATATTGCAGCTTTTAACTTTGAATCTTGGGCATTTTTATTCTTCTCAAGAGTCCTTTTGATGATCTTTAATAGACTCTTGTTGATGGACTTGgtttgcccatttccttgtggatggtatggggATGAGTAGGAGATATTGATGCCATAAGTACTGTAGAAATCAGTATACTCCTCAGATCCTAAGCACATTGCATTGTCCATTATTAATCTGATTGGAACTCCAAACCTGGTGATTATATTACTTGTCAGAAAATCAATTACGACCCTATTGGTTGCCTTCCTAGTGGGGATGGCTTCCACCAATTTTGTGAAATAGTCTGTGGCTACAAGAatccatttgtgtcctccactAGACCTTTGAGTCATTTCCCCAATAAAATCTATACCCCATTGATaaaaaggggcctacacttgcataGGTCGAAGAGGTAATACCCCTGCATATTTCAACTTGCCTGAAAAACTTTTGGCAAGGTTCACATTTCCTAACAAATTCATGAGAATACTTGAACAATGTAGGCCAAAAGTATCCATCCCTTAACACCTTGTGGGTGGTAGTTTTTTCTATATAATGCCCCccatatattcatgcatgtatatCTTTAAGCATTACCTAAGCCTGATGCTTATCTAGGCATAACAACAACAACCATCTCTCTTTGTAATATAAGTCCCCATAAATAAAAACATACCTCTAGGCCTGCAGCTTCAAAGTCCTTTTCAGAGTGTCAATGAGTTCATCGGGACACTTCGCATGCTTTAGAAAATACAAGATGTTGGTATACCATGAAGTATGTTGTAAACTACATATGTTGTCCTCTGAGATAGACAAAGTATTAATTTGGGAAGCATCCAAATTTTCTTCTTCCATGAGCTTTGCTAAACCTATGCCCCAGACTGACTTGGTAATCTGGatgtcaatattgaattcttgtattttgtttatccatttgcatctttttccTATGGTCTTTGATTGGACAAAAATGTCCTTTACCGCTGCATTATGCACAAGCTATAACTTGGGCACCTACAAGGTAAGGTCTGAAATTTTTCACATCTTTGACCAAAGAATAGGCTTGCTTTTCCATGATGTCACACTTGAGTTCTACTGCTTGGAGGGATTTCTTATAAAAAGTAATAGGCTATTCATATCCCTCATTGTTCTTCTGTAACATGACAACAACTACAGTGTggaatgaagaaaaggaaaaaaccTAAAAGGGTTTACTAAAATCAAGTGCTTTTAGAATAGGGGCTTGTTTGATGGCTCTCTTGATAGCTACAAAGGCTTCTAAAGTTGCATCTATCCAATCTATTGTATCTCTTTTCTTCAACATCTTAGAAATGGGTTttactatctcagcaaagtttAATATGAACCTATAGACAAAGTTTATTTGGCCAAAAAAATATTGGATGGCCTTTATAGTCTTGGGGGTGGGTATTTTGTCAATGGCCGCCACTCTCTCAAGGTCTATTCTTACCCCATCCTTGGACACAATGTGTCCTAACAGTTTACCCTCAGTTATAGAAAATTGGCACTTTTTAGGATTAAGATAAATCCCATATTCCCGGGCTTTGGTGAATACCTTCTCTAAATACAAGCAATTCTCTTATGCCTTCTTAGAAAATGCTtaagatcatcttgataaacaacCATAATGATGTCTATCAAATCAAAAAAATCTATATCCATGGCTCTCTGGAAATTCACCCTAGCATTAGTTAGTCTGAAAGGCATCCTAACATAGATATAAgtcccccatggagtagtgaaggtagTCTTGTACTGCCCAGATTCCTTAACCTTCACATGGTTGTATCcctaaaatccatccatcatggatagtaGTTCACAACGTGTAACCTTTTGTAGGATTGATTCCATGTTTGTGAGGGAGTAATTATCCTTTAATGTTAAcagatttaagtttttaaaatccACACATAATCTAatgtcaccatttttctttcttactgggaatAGGTTTgaaacccatgatgaatgccttatagatTTGATTATTCTGCCATCTTTGTGCTTCATTAACTCCTCTTGCATCTTCGATCTGAGAACTGTGTTAATTGTTCTTTGCTTCTGCCTAAAAGGATTGGCAGTTGGGTTCAAGGAAGTCTCATGCTAGAACAAGTCCTCCCTGTAAGCctttaggtcatcatatgaccatgcaaaaacatgtttgtattttCTAAGTAAGGCAACTAGCATGGATCTGATATTTGGGCTAATCTTTTTACCAATGTAAACTTTCCCAGGGGATGATCCAGTTCCTAGGTTAATTTCTTCAAGGTCCTCCTTATTTATAGGGGACTGCTTCATTGTTTGACTTTCTTGACTATCAAACACTCTCTCTAGAGACACCAATCCTTTTGAGATTTTATTTGTTTTCAACTGTACTATCTCATTCCCAAAGACAATGTCCTTGCCATTTATGGTCTCTACAAAAGCATTGAAGTCAATTTCTTGACTATCATATTCATCTATATAACGCAAGAACCTCAACAAATCATCACCATCATTAAATACTTGCCAATTACCGATATTATCAGGTATGGTGGGCCTAGTCTTCACTTCTACCTTTGAGACTCCAACCAAGGTGATATCATCACTCTTTAAAGAAACATTCACCAAGAAATCTGTCATGATGTTTTTTGATCTCTCTACCATCTAATGTTGAAAgcataaaaaaattacaatgagtCCTGGATAGTTGATTCATATTGCTTCAATCCATTGTTCTTTGAGGAATAAACTAATGTAATCTGAGATACAACTAATTTTGATTCTCCCCATGCTGATAATTTCTTAATTCCATACTTAGTGGCAAAGTTTAAACCTATTAGCAAT is a genomic window of Cryptomeria japonica chromosome 7, Sugi_1.0, whole genome shotgun sequence containing:
- the LOC131038627 gene encoding uncharacterized protein LOC131038627, which encodes MDNAMCLGSEEYTDFYSTYGINISYSSPYHPQGNGQTKSINKSLLKIIKRTLEKNKNAQDSKLKAAIWANRITVKKAIGKSPFELVYGTQVKLPMNNFFPVYKYIQENEWDIPEPMEERMEQFVELDEIINDAHKINMKLQQ